In Elephas maximus indicus isolate mEleMax1 chromosome 4, mEleMax1 primary haplotype, whole genome shotgun sequence, a genomic segment contains:
- the EMP1 gene encoding epithelial membrane protein 1, with translation MLVLLAGIFVVHIATVVMLFVSTIGNAWVVSDDGIRSVGLWKNCTSGNCYQALSYADEDALKAVQAFMILSIIFSVIALLVFVFQLFTMEKGNRFFLSGAVTLLCWLCILIGASIYTHRYANSNRSGFEPYHHGYSFILTWICFCFSFIIGILYLVLRKK, from the exons ATGTTGGTATTACTGGCTGGTATCTTTGTGGTCCACATCGCCACTGTTGTTATGCTATTTGTTTCCACCATTGGCAAT GCCTGGGTGGTTTCAGATGATGGAATAAGATCAGTAGGTCTCTGGAAAAATTGTACCTCTGGCAACTGCTATCAAGCCCTGTCGTATGCTGATGAAG ATGCCCTCAAGGCGGTGCAGGCCTTCATGATCCTGTCCATCATCTTCTCTGTTATCGCCCTCCTGGTCTTTGTGTTCCAGCTCTTCACCATGGAGAAAGGAAACCGATTCTTCCTCTCAGGGGCTGTCACGCTGCTGTGCT GGCTGTGCATTTTGATCGGGGCATCCATCTACACTCATCGCTATGCAAATAGTAACAGAAGCGGTTTTGAGCCCTATCATCACGGCTATTCCTTCATCTTGACCTGGATCTGCTTCTGTTTTAGCTTCATCATTGGCATTCTCTATCTGGTCCTGAGAAAGAAATAA